One window from the genome of Crassostrea angulata isolate pt1a10 chromosome 2, ASM2561291v2, whole genome shotgun sequence encodes:
- the LOC128170393 gene encoding uncharacterized protein LOC128170393, translated as MTPPGIPNQVHPYMAEEDIQTLMRSLDKDVKLAQFTDECTNWWKEFLSSEILGSNEETWPTLNRTTEVDPMSTLSEKELDLIEKYKEKRSQFKEVFTKEGTDRRKYKKNDMVVVKISKTKVNIGEVRSVNGEDLELNIFKRNKGCFTSTDHIVSVKLSSCFATGFQLTNSKNIPSKI; from the exons ATGACACCTCCAGGCATTCCGAATCAAGTGCACCCTTACATGGCAGAAGAAGATATTCAAACTCTTATGAG ATCTCTTGACAAAGACGTCAAGCTTGCACAATTTACAGACGAGTGTACAAATTGGTGGAAAGAATTTCTGTCTAGTGAAATTCTAGGTTCAAACGAAGAAACTTGGCCAACCTTGAATCGAACTACCGAAGTAGACCCGATGTCAACTTTAAGTGAAAAAGAATTAGACTTGATTGAAAAGTACAAAGAAAAGAGATCGCAATTCAAGGAG GTTTTCACAAAAGAAGGGACAGACAGAAGAAAGTACAAGAAAAATGACATGGTGGTCGTAAAGATTTCTAAGACAAAAGTTAACATTGGTGAAGTGCGCAGTGTAAATGGGGAAGACCTTgaattgaacattttcaaaAGGAATAAGGGTTGCTTCACGAGTACTGATCATATTGTCAGTGTTAAACTAAGTTCCTGTTTTGCTACTGGTTTTCAATTAACTAACAGTAAAAACATTCCATCAAAGATTTAA